In the Deferribacter desulfuricans SSM1 genome, CTACAAAAGTAACAGCCAAAAACATCACAATCGCAGTCTCAAGTTTAGAAGTCACAGCCAAAGCAGAACAGATCCCCAACACCTGAACAGCAATCGGGTTATCTCTAAATATAGGTTTTAAGAGGACTTCTTTATACTTTTTCATCTAACATCCTCTAAAATGTATTTTTCATCAAAAATTTTTTATAACCTCTATCACCCAACCAAAATTTAACCATATTATTTACCCCAGCAGTTGTAAGTGAAGCACCGCTTAAACCATCAACCTGATAAATCTTTTCAGCAGAATCAGGATTTACCTCACCTTTAATCACTGTCAATTTTAATCTACCATCCTTATCATAAATCATCTTACCAACCCATTTTCTTTTCCAAGTAGGGTTATCCACTTCTCCACCAAGCCCAGGAGTTTCCTTATGCTCATAAAAAGTTATACCGCAAATTGACTTATCTTTTGCATTAATACAGAGAAATCCGTATAATGTTGACCAGAGCCCTTTACCATAAATTGGGACTATAATTTTATTAACACTATTATTTTCTTTAACAAAATAAATTAAAACCTTCTTTGGTATCCTTCCTATACTTGCCAAATCCTCTTCAGGCTTTAACTTTATAGATTTTGTATCATCATTAAGCATCTTTTTAAAATTTTTATAATAACCACCAATATCTTTGATATCCTCTAAATTATATGTTTCCATATCCAATAATTTTGGCAGCAGCTTTTTCCCCAAAATTTCATTTATATTATTTCTTTCATCTATCCCTGCAACCTGAATAACATTCTTTAAAACATCTTTAATCTGATTTTTCTCTTGAACAGGTTTCAATAATACAGCAGCTGCAGAAACAAGTATAGAGCAAACAAAAGATATGACAAAA is a window encoding:
- a CDS encoding Na(+)-translocating NADH-quinone reductase subunit C, with amino-acid sequence MQPDSKRKTLFVAFVISFVCSILVSAAAVLLKPVQEKNQIKDVLKNVIQVAGIDERNNINEILGKKLLPKLLDMETYNLEDIKDIGGYYKNFKKMLNDDTKSIKLKPEEDLASIGRIPKKVLIYFVKENNSVNKIIVPIYGKGLWSTLYGFLCINAKDKSICGITFYEHKETPGLGGEVDNPTWKRKWVGKMIYDKDGRLKLTVIKGEVNPDSAEKIYQVDGLSGASLTTAGVNNMVKFWLGDRGYKKFLMKNTF